One window of the Actinomyces wuliandei genome contains the following:
- the fbaA gene encoding class II fructose-bisphosphate aldolase — protein sequence MAIATPESYADMLDRAKAGKYAIPAINVTSSQTLSAALKGFADAESDGIVQISNGGAAYWSGSSRADRVKGSVAFAAYARAVGDLYPVTIGLHTDHCPKKMLEPWILPLLEMEAEQVKRGEVPMFNSHMWDGSAESLDDNIEIAVDMLARAKAANTVLEIEIGAVGGEEDGIKGEENANLYTTADDAWRAIEALGLGENGRYITALTFGNVHGSYKPGFVKLRPEILGEIQDDVAARLGDRLSTKVGDTSSPFDLVMHGGSGSTDEEIATAVRNGVIKMNVDTDTQYAYTRPVADWMLKNYDGVLKIDGEVGNKKTYDPRAWGKAAEEGMAARVVEACERLGSVGSARR from the coding sequence GTGGCCATCGCAACCCCGGAGTCCTACGCAGACATGCTTGACCGCGCCAAGGCCGGCAAGTACGCGATTCCCGCGATCAACGTCACCTCGTCCCAGACCCTGTCCGCCGCCCTCAAGGGCTTCGCTGACGCCGAGTCTGACGGCATCGTCCAGATCTCCAACGGTGGTGCGGCCTACTGGTCCGGCTCCTCCCGGGCGGACCGTGTCAAGGGCTCTGTCGCCTTCGCCGCCTACGCCCGTGCAGTCGGCGACCTGTACCCCGTGACCATCGGCCTCCACACCGACCACTGCCCCAAGAAGATGCTGGAGCCCTGGATCCTCCCGCTGCTGGAGATGGAGGCCGAGCAGGTCAAGCGGGGCGAGGTGCCGATGTTCAACTCCCACATGTGGGACGGCTCGGCGGAGTCCCTGGACGACAACATCGAGATCGCCGTGGACATGCTGGCGCGCGCCAAGGCCGCCAACACCGTCCTGGAGATCGAGATCGGCGCCGTTGGCGGCGAGGAGGACGGCATCAAGGGGGAGGAGAACGCCAACCTCTACACCACGGCCGACGACGCCTGGCGCGCCATCGAGGCCCTGGGCCTGGGTGAGAACGGCCGCTACATCACCGCCCTGACCTTCGGCAACGTCCACGGCTCCTACAAGCCGGGCTTCGTCAAGCTCCGCCCCGAGATCCTGGGCGAGATCCAGGACGACGTCGCGGCACGCCTGGGGGACCGCCTGTCCACCAAGGTGGGTGACACCAGCTCCCCCTTCGACCTGGTCATGCACGGCGGCTCCGGCTCCACCGACGAGGAGATCGCCACCGCTGTGCGCAACGGCGTCATCAAGATGAACGTGGACACTGACACCCAGTACGCCTACACCCGCCCCGTGGCGGACTGGATGCTCAAGAACTACGACGGCGTCCTCAAGATCGACGGCGAGGTCGGCAACAAGAAGACCTACGACCCGCGCGCCTGGGGCAAGGCCGCTGAGGAGGGCATGGCCGCCCGCGTGGTGGAGGCCTGCGAGCGCCTGGGCTCGGTGGGCTCGGCCAGGCGCTGA